One part of the Enterococcus sp. DIV1094 genome encodes these proteins:
- a CDS encoding glycosyltransferase family 8 protein, translating to MTKKELAIASYCNTAWAPHLAALILLIIDNCQKKDILFHFFVLDIQLTDTDRQMLKTIVSIKREKASIEFLTIDNHLVRRTDQELSKVANARILLPALLKNQSTEKILYLDCDMIALEDISELWAVDFSGHVISAVEDASFHHPSIEVDLPIKTLLCFDSGAIVVDVLKWNQLGITKKVLENIKRYPNKLECHDQEALNVVLYNQWYRLHSKWNVQTYILNKTKRHPTFIGEKEYREARKRPYIIHYSGQPKPWQPAFQHPSKNYYELYTTQVKSLLRLLENLVG from the coding sequence ATGACCAAAAAAGAATTAGCCATTGCTTCTTATTGTAATACTGCCTGGGCGCCTCACTTAGCTGCATTAATACTTTTAATCATAGACAATTGCCAAAAGAAAGATATTTTATTTCATTTTTTTGTTCTAGATATCCAATTAACAGATACTGATCGTCAGATGTTAAAAACCATCGTCTCAATAAAACGAGAAAAAGCAAGTATTGAATTTTTAACCATTGACAACCATCTAGTAAGGAGGACTGATCAAGAACTTTCAAAGGTGGCCAATGCTCGAATTTTGTTGCCCGCGCTTTTAAAAAATCAATCGACGGAAAAAATCCTATATTTAGATTGTGACATGATTGCCCTTGAAGATATTTCCGAATTATGGGCCGTCGATTTTTCAGGACATGTCATCTCAGCAGTGGAAGATGCTAGTTTCCACCATCCCTCAATAGAAGTGGATCTGCCAATTAAAACCTTACTATGTTTCGATTCTGGCGCGATCGTCGTCGATGTCTTGAAGTGGAATCAGTTAGGTATTACAAAGAAGGTGCTAGAAAATATCAAACGTTATCCAAACAAATTGGAGTGTCACGACCAGGAGGCGTTAAACGTAGTGCTGTATAATCAATGGTATCGGCTACATTCTAAATGGAACGTCCAGACCTATATTCTAAATAAGACGAAAAGACATCCAACATTTATAGGAGAGAAAGAATACCGTGAAGCGAGGAAGAGGCCTTATATCATCCATTACAGTGGACAGCCAAAACCTTGGCAACCAGCATTCCAACATCCAAGCAAAAATTATTACGAACTATATACGACTCAAGTAAAAAGTTTGTTGAGATTGCTGGAGAATCTTGTTGGATGA
- a CDS encoding LytTR family transcriptional regulator DNA-binding domain-containing protein, with protein MISTKDILYPETSIVKNKTRVLTSSEEHVANHSLSVLKQKLMFTSFCLKLKSYILNLEYVIYIVRK; from the coding sequence ATCATTTCAACAAAAGATATTCTTTACCCTGAGACAAGTATAGTCAAAAACAAAACAAGAGTACTTACATCATCTGAAGAACATGTAGCCAATCATTCGCTTAGTGTACTGAAGCAGAAATTGATGTTTACTTCTTTTTGCCTCAAGTTAAAATCATATATTCTTAACTTAGAATATGTCATTTATATTGTCCGGAAATAG
- a CDS encoding DUF3955 domain-containing protein, with amino-acid sequence MWKKYGSPTVCLLISLLIPFFGTSFVYVDKHGIVHEPGFYSVIIGEIGFLVSSIWFIARYWRNKKISS; translated from the coding sequence ATGTGGAAGAAATATGGCTCCCCCACTGTTTGTTTACTCATTTCTTTGTTAATCCCTTTTTTTGGTACGTCATTCGTTTATGTAGATAAACATGGAATTGTTCACGAGCCAGGATTTTACAGTGTCATTATAGGAGAAATTGGATTTCTCGTTTCAAGTATTTGGTTCATAGCTAGATACTGGCGTAATAAGAAAATTTCAAGTTAA
- a CDS encoding immunoglobulin-like domain-containing protein produces the protein MKHSKWLSMLSLVALAIPTVVANQVTFATEAEKAIEGAPVMKPLEQTGQAPVIFANDRTLYVGDFFNPLEGVYFYDHEDGSSQPALENVIYDNVDMNQPGKYKVTYAIEDSDHKRTEKSIAVTVLDHIADIVFPQNPIVVSQYSTFNPLPK, from the coding sequence ATGAAACATTCTAAATGGTTGAGTATGCTGAGTTTGGTTGCACTAGCCATTCCAACAGTAGTTGCAAATCAGGTGACATTTGCGACAGAAGCAGAAAAAGCGATAGAGGGTGCCCCTGTAATGAAACCATTAGAGCAAACTGGACAGGCTCCGGTAATTTTTGCGAATGATCGGACCCTTTACGTCGGAGATTTTTTTAATCCATTGGAAGGCGTATATTTTTATGATCACGAAGATGGAAGTAGCCAACCTGCACTAGAGAATGTCATCTATGATAATGTGGATATGAACCAACCAGGAAAATATAAAGTAACGTATGCAATAGAAGATTCTGATCATAAGCGAACGGAGAAAAGCATTGCTGTCACTGTTCTAGACCACATTGCAGATATTGTATTTCCACAAAACCCTATTGTTGTCTCGCAATATAGCACGTTTAATCCGCTTCCAAAATAA
- a CDS encoding peptidoglycan DD-metalloendopeptidase family protein, producing MQKKFTHCFVSGVLLSQLLFITPLQIVADEKVLSTEQTTIDTISGTATTSEEQTETTNETSTADTTSDTYDTTDETSTADTTSDTNETTDETATTGSTSDTNETTGETTTTNTTTDNSEETDTSTEPSITKPTKPSQPQEPDTTGADDSNNQKEKTDQGDTEQKAPPQSVTPATPMTPEEEVNQPSPTMPIQDLVPGSEEIDKDSIHFEKDESVESFIRKIGESSRKIGQENGLYASVMIAQAILESASGQSQLAQAPNYNLFGIKGAYKGDSVSLTTQEDTGEGTLYSVQSAFRKYKNYEESLQDYAKLMTSGLIDNREFYAGMWKSHAKTYQEATKFLTGRYASDTRYNQKLNGLIETYDLQQYDKETTGPEVNQKGYITPLKNYTISSPFGFRDGEFHRGLDLAASQGEPIYASKAGTVRKAEFHSSWGNYVAIEHEDGTTALYAHQQAYTVKVGDHVAQGQIIGYVGSTGNSTGSHLHFEVSRDSSLNQSQLIDPFALLFLK from the coding sequence TTGCAAAAAAAGTTTACGCATTGCTTTGTTTCAGGGGTTCTTCTGTCACAACTGTTGTTTATTACACCTTTACAAATAGTAGCAGATGAAAAAGTTTTATCGACAGAACAGACTACAATAGATACGATATCAGGCACAGCAACAACTTCAGAGGAACAAACTGAAACAACGAATGAAACGAGTACAGCAGACACCACCAGCGACACATACGATACAACGGATGAAACAAGCACAGCAGACACCACCAGTGATACAAACGAAACGACAGATGAAACGGCCACAACAGGAAGCACGAGTGACACAAACGAAACCACGGGAGAAACGACTACAACAAATACAACAACGGATAATTCAGAAGAAACAGATACATCAACTGAACCATCCATAACAAAGCCGACTAAACCAAGTCAACCACAAGAACCTGATACAACAGGCGCAGATGATTCGAATAATCAAAAGGAGAAGACAGATCAAGGGGATACGGAACAAAAAGCACCACCACAATCAGTTACTCCGGCTACACCAATGACTCCTGAAGAAGAGGTGAACCAACCAAGTCCAACTATGCCCATTCAAGACTTAGTACCAGGGAGTGAAGAAATCGATAAGGACTCGATTCATTTTGAAAAAGATGAATCTGTCGAAAGTTTTATTCGTAAAATAGGGGAATCCTCAAGAAAAATCGGTCAAGAAAATGGCTTATATGCGTCTGTGATGATTGCGCAAGCGATTTTAGAATCAGCGAGTGGACAAAGTCAGTTAGCACAAGCGCCAAACTACAATCTTTTTGGAATTAAGGGAGCATATAAAGGAGATAGTGTTTCCCTTACTACGCAAGAAGATACAGGTGAAGGGACACTTTATAGCGTGCAATCAGCGTTTAGAAAATACAAAAATTATGAAGAAAGTTTACAAGACTACGCGAAGTTAATGACAAGTGGCTTAATTGACAATCGTGAGTTTTATGCGGGCATGTGGAAGTCTCATGCTAAAACGTATCAAGAAGCGACTAAATTTTTAACAGGACGTTATGCGTCTGATACGAGGTACAATCAAAAACTGAATGGTTTGATTGAAACATATGACTTACAACAATATGATAAAGAAACTACTGGACCGGAAGTAAACCAGAAAGGATATATTACACCACTTAAAAACTATACGATTTCTAGCCCTTTTGGTTTTCGAGATGGTGAGTTTCACCGTGGTTTAGATCTAGCTGCGTCACAAGGAGAACCAATCTATGCAAGTAAAGCTGGTACAGTGAGAAAAGCAGAATTCCATTCTTCTTGGGGAAACTATGTAGCCATAGAACATGAAGACGGTACGACTGCATTGTATGCGCACCAACAAGCATATACCGTAAAAGTTGGTGATCATGTCGCACAAGGACAAATAATTGGTTATGTAGGTTCTACTGGTAATAGTACTGGGAGTCATCTGCACTTCGAGGTTAGTCGAGACAGCAGTTTAAACCAATCCCAATTGATTGATCCATTTGCGTTGCTATTTTTAAAGTAA
- a CDS encoding YxeA family protein, which translates to MGKLKIGISVVIISLLCGGIWYMIHPQYYYVKVTTDGEIRAEITDEKVYYYDLKGYDEDGNGKKLHFSTHPDLGRPFIKDSYLKITYTNLKKEQGYMELKRTEIPQKALIQLENKE; encoded by the coding sequence ATGGGGAAATTAAAAATAGGAATCTCTGTCGTAATCATTAGTTTACTATGTGGTGGGATATGGTATATGATCCATCCACAATATTATTACGTAAAAGTTACAACTGACGGAGAGATACGAGCTGAAATAACAGATGAGAAAGTCTATTATTATGATTTAAAAGGATATGATGAAGACGGAAATGGAAAAAAATTACACTTCTCTACACATCCAGATTTAGGTCGACCTTTTATTAAAGACTCGTATTTGAAAATCACCTATACCAACTTAAAGAAAGAGCAAGGGTATATGGAGCTAAAAAGAACAGAGATTCCACAGAAAGCATTGATTCAGTTAGAAAATAAAGAGTGA
- a CDS encoding helix-turn-helix domain-containing protein, which translates to MLKDQLLDSYELRELRLLDELYINAGKVDKETLKIKLSVSQNVLFNIVESINFRLSNHFGTKWIQYKKDLNTFVLSDQGHSKLGEIIGIYAATSINYLLIREYLEQRSVSAEYLTRTLQISRADLYRRMKRINLVLKQFDIEIKDNQLKGNELQLRYFEHIFYQNIFPEEYLFYNPQDYIQFEHLFKHLESYYGADFKPMQKAKLSL; encoded by the coding sequence GTGTTAAAAGATCAGCTACTTGATAGTTATGAACTTAGGGAATTACGTTTGTTGGATGAGCTATATATAAATGCGGGGAAAGTAGATAAAGAAACTTTGAAAATTAAGTTATCTGTATCTCAAAATGTATTATTTAACATTGTAGAATCTATAAATTTTCGTTTATCCAATCATTTTGGAACTAAGTGGATACAATATAAAAAAGATTTGAATACGTTTGTATTGTCTGACCAAGGTCATTCAAAATTAGGAGAGATTATTGGTATCTATGCAGCAACATCGATTAATTATTTGCTCATACGAGAGTATTTGGAACAGCGCTCAGTTAGTGCAGAATATCTGACTAGGACTCTACAGATTAGTAGAGCTGATCTGTATCGAAGAATGAAAAGAATTAATCTAGTACTGAAGCAATTTGATATAGAGATCAAAGATAACCAATTAAAAGGGAATGAATTACAATTACGATATTTTGAACATATTTTTTATCAAAATATTTTTCCAGAGGAATATCTATTTTACAATCCTCAAGATTATATTCAATTTGAACATTTATTTAAGCATTTAGAATCCTATTATGGTGCAGATTTCAAACCAATGCAAAAAGCAAAACTTTCTTTATGA
- a CDS encoding YitT family protein, producing the protein MKKTFENWAYHDYTTKLSVSIVYALIASVALNFFYQPGNIYSSGITGLAQILTTLSKSVIGFEIPVSTTLYLLNIPLFFLAWFKLGKKFTIFTFITVTLTSLSIHIMPQTILSTDPIICAIFGGAVTGVGIGLALKNGLSSGGLDIVSITIRKKTGRSVGSISIYFNALIVFVAGLLFGWQYMFYSALSIFVSGKVTDVVYTKQKKMQVMIVTKHPEAVIEAIQKCMRRGITIINEAEGAYKHDKQTVLMTIVTRYELPLLREAMKSSDPQAFVSIAENVQILGRFYEEGI; encoded by the coding sequence ATGAAAAAAACTTTCGAAAATTGGGCGTATCATGACTATACGACCAAACTTTCGGTGTCGATCGTCTATGCGCTGATTGCTTCAGTCGCATTGAATTTTTTTTATCAACCAGGAAATATCTATTCAAGTGGAATAACAGGTCTTGCGCAAATCTTAACGACGCTGTCAAAATCAGTGATTGGTTTTGAGATCCCTGTTTCAACTACACTGTATTTGTTAAACATTCCATTGTTTTTTTTAGCTTGGTTCAAACTTGGAAAAAAATTCACGATTTTTACATTTATAACTGTGACCTTAACATCGCTTAGTATTCATATCATGCCGCAAACGATTCTTTCGACCGATCCAATCATTTGTGCAATATTCGGTGGTGCAGTCACGGGCGTTGGGATTGGCTTAGCATTGAAAAACGGCTTGTCTTCTGGCGGATTAGATATTGTGAGTATTACGATCCGCAAAAAAACCGGTCGATCAGTCGGTTCGATTTCCATTTATTTCAATGCGTTGATTGTTTTCGTTGCGGGCTTGCTCTTCGGTTGGCAGTATATGTTTTATAGTGCATTGTCGATTTTTGTAAGCGGCAAGGTAACCGATGTCGTCTATACGAAACAAAAAAAGATGCAAGTCATGATCGTGACAAAACATCCCGAAGCAGTGATCGAAGCAATCCAAAAATGTATGCGTCGTGGCATCACGATTATCAATGAAGCAGAAGGCGCATATAAACACGATAAACAAACAGTCCTAATGACGATCGTTACTCGCTATGAGCTTCCTTTATTACGTGAAGCAATGAAATCATCCGATCCACAAGCATTTGTCAGCATTGCGGAGAATGTCCAAATCCTCGGACGTTTTTATGAAGAGGGAATTTAG
- the aspS gene encoding aspartate--tRNA ligase, whose amino-acid sequence MAQRTVYCGLVSEKQLGQTVTLKGWVQKRRDLGGVIFIDLRDREGIVQIVFNPEINKEAWKIADKCRSEYVIEVTGTVKNRDELAINPKMATGEFEIIADEIIILNQAKTPPFLIEDEQTINDEIRLKYRYLDLRRPKMTKNIKLRNDTTKAIRHYLDDHDFLDIETPYLGKSTPEGARDYLVPSRIHAGHFYALPQSPQLFKQLLMNAGFDRYYQIVRCFRDEDLRGDRQPEFTQVDIETTFLTAEEIQTYTEGLIAKVMKDVRGIEVTLPFPRMTYDEAMSRYGSDKPDTRFDMELIDLSTVVKDVEFKVFQMALENGGVVKALNAKNAASKYSRKDLDNLGQYATQFGAKGLAWLKVEEDGLKGPIAKFMGEASEALIEATNAEVGDILLFGADKEEVVAATLGAIRSRLGKELGLIDESKFNFLWVTEWPQFEYSAEEGRYVSAHHPFTMPKASDVELLATDPAKVYAEAYDIVLNGYELGGGSLRIHTRELQEKVLKTLGFSEAEMEEQFGFLLSALDYGFPPHGGIALGLDRFVMLLAGEDNIREVIAFPKNGKAADVMSDAPSTVSDLQLFELNIDVTEVE is encoded by the coding sequence ATGGCACAACGAACAGTATACTGTGGACTTGTTTCAGAAAAGCAGTTAGGACAAACAGTCACATTAAAAGGATGGGTACAAAAAAGACGTGACTTAGGTGGCGTGATCTTTATCGATCTACGTGACCGTGAAGGAATCGTTCAAATCGTCTTTAATCCAGAAATCAATAAAGAAGCATGGAAAATCGCCGATAAATGCCGTAGTGAATACGTCATTGAAGTAACTGGAACAGTCAAAAATCGTGATGAACTAGCAATCAATCCTAAAATGGCAACTGGTGAGTTTGAGATCATTGCGGATGAGATCATTATCTTGAACCAAGCTAAAACACCGCCTTTCTTGATTGAAGATGAACAAACGATCAACGATGAGATTCGCTTGAAATATCGCTATCTTGACTTACGTCGTCCAAAAATGACGAAAAACATCAAATTGCGTAACGATACAACAAAAGCGATCCGTCACTATTTGGATGACCATGATTTCTTGGATATTGAAACACCATATCTGGGTAAATCAACACCTGAAGGAGCAAGAGATTACTTAGTTCCTTCACGTATCCATGCAGGGCATTTCTACGCATTGCCACAATCACCACAACTATTTAAACAATTATTGATGAACGCTGGATTTGATCGTTACTATCAAATCGTTCGTTGCTTCCGCGATGAAGATTTACGTGGCGATCGTCAACCAGAATTTACGCAAGTCGATATCGAAACAACGTTCTTGACCGCTGAAGAAATCCAAACGTATACAGAAGGTTTGATTGCTAAAGTGATGAAAGACGTACGTGGTATCGAAGTCACTTTGCCATTCCCACGCATGACGTATGATGAAGCAATGAGTCGCTATGGAAGTGACAAACCTGATACACGTTTTGACATGGAATTGATCGACTTGAGTACTGTTGTGAAAGACGTTGAGTTTAAAGTCTTCCAAATGGCACTTGAAAATGGCGGAGTGGTCAAAGCATTGAATGCGAAAAATGCAGCAAGCAAGTATTCTCGTAAAGACCTAGACAATCTTGGTCAATATGCCACTCAGTTCGGAGCAAAAGGCTTAGCATGGTTAAAAGTGGAAGAAGATGGCTTGAAAGGTCCAATCGCGAAATTCATGGGCGAAGCATCTGAAGCACTGATTGAAGCAACCAACGCTGAAGTTGGCGATATTTTATTATTTGGTGCGGATAAAGAAGAAGTCGTTGCCGCAACGCTTGGCGCAATCCGTTCCCGCTTAGGAAAAGAATTAGGCTTGATCGACGAGTCAAAATTCAATTTCTTATGGGTGACAGAATGGCCACAATTTGAATATTCAGCTGAAGAAGGCCGCTATGTTTCCGCTCATCATCCATTTACGATGCCAAAAGCATCAGATGTTGAACTATTGGCGACTGATCCAGCAAAAGTCTATGCAGAGGCATATGACATCGTCTTGAATGGCTATGAGTTAGGCGGAGGATCATTACGTATCCATACGAGAGAATTACAAGAAAAAGTATTGAAAACACTAGGATTCTCTGAAGCAGAAATGGAAGAGCAATTCGGGTTCTTGTTAAGTGCGTTAGACTATGGCTTCCCACCACACGGAGGAATTGCTTTAGGACTTGATCGCTTTGTGATGTTACTTGCAGGTGAAGATAATATTCGTGAAGTGATTGCCTTCCCTAAAAATGGTAAAGCAGCCGATGTGATGAGTGATGCACCAAGCACTGTTTCTGATCTTCAATTATTTGAATTGAATATCGATGTTACAGAAGTTGAGTAA
- the hisS gene encoding histidine--tRNA ligase gives MNFQRPKGTNDILPGESEKWQFVEETARLLFKDYQYNEIRTPIFEHYEVIARSVGDTTDIVSKEMYDFYDKGERHVTLRPEGTAPIVRSFVENKLFGPEYTKPYKTFYMGPMFRYERPQKGRLRQFHQIGVEAFGSENPATDVESMVMALDFFKQLGISQIRLVINSLGDQETRQAYRQALIDYLVPFEAELSEDSQRRLHENPLRVLDSKDKRDQKFVAEAPSILDYLSEKAKAHFETVIAMLDALDVPYEIDSNMVRGLDYYTHTIFEVMSDAPKMGAQATICAGGRYDNLVEELGGPATPGFGFAMGIERILLTMEAEEVAVPVLNSLDAYVVALGEETNIEALKIVQAIRDFGFSADRDFMGRKAKAQFKTADKADAKLVLVIGADELANQTINVKSMANRTEKSYALEEIYNHFDKVYDEMTLATEQEEK, from the coding sequence ATGAACTTCCAAAGACCAAAAGGAACAAATGATATTTTACCTGGAGAATCCGAAAAATGGCAATTTGTTGAAGAAACTGCCCGTTTATTATTCAAAGATTATCAATATAATGAGATCCGCACGCCGATTTTTGAACATTACGAAGTGATCGCTCGCAGTGTAGGCGATACGACGGACATCGTTTCAAAAGAAATGTATGATTTTTACGATAAGGGCGAGCGTCATGTGACGTTACGACCAGAAGGAACTGCGCCAATCGTTCGTTCGTTTGTTGAAAACAAATTATTTGGGCCAGAATATACTAAACCTTACAAAACATTTTATATGGGACCAATGTTTCGTTATGAGCGTCCCCAAAAAGGCCGCTTACGTCAATTCCACCAAATCGGTGTAGAAGCATTTGGCTCTGAAAATCCTGCGACGGATGTTGAAAGCATGGTGATGGCGTTAGACTTCTTCAAACAACTTGGGATCAGTCAAATTCGTTTAGTGATCAACTCTTTAGGGGATCAAGAAACACGTCAAGCCTATCGCCAAGCGTTGATCGATTATCTTGTCCCATTCGAAGCTGAATTAAGTGAAGATTCACAACGCCGCTTACACGAAAATCCTTTGCGTGTATTAGACAGTAAAGATAAACGTGATCAAAAATTTGTCGCAGAAGCGCCATCGATCTTAGATTATTTAAGTGAAAAAGCCAAAGCGCATTTTGAAACAGTGATTGCTATGTTGGATGCGTTAGATGTGCCTTACGAAATCGACAGCAACATGGTTCGTGGATTGGATTATTATACGCATACGATTTTTGAAGTAATGAGTGACGCACCTAAAATGGGCGCACAAGCAACGATCTGTGCGGGAGGACGTTACGATAACTTAGTTGAAGAACTAGGCGGACCAGCGACACCTGGATTTGGTTTTGCGATGGGGATCGAACGTATTCTATTAACGATGGAAGCAGAGGAAGTCGCTGTCCCTGTACTGAATTCATTAGATGCTTATGTTGTCGCACTAGGTGAAGAAACAAATATCGAAGCATTGAAAATCGTTCAAGCAATCCGTGATTTTGGTTTTTCTGCCGATCGTGATTTCATGGGACGTAAAGCGAAAGCCCAATTTAAGACAGCAGATAAAGCCGATGCGAAGTTGGTCTTAGTGATCGGCGCCGACGAATTAGCAAATCAAACAATCAACGTCAAATCAATGGCAAATCGTACAGAGAAAAGTTATGCATTAGAAGAAATCTATAACCACTTTGACAAAGTGTATGATGAAATGACGTTAGCGACTGAACAGGAGGAAAAATGA
- a CDS encoding aldo/keto reductase has translation MSEVKIGHSQVYAEAIGLGANAVGGHNLFSGLADETGKEVVRAALDNGLNLIDTAYIYGEGRSEQLIGEVLQEPAYDRSRIIIATKAAHLPDQPKKFDNSPEFLKKSVDEALERLQTDYIDIFYIHFPDEETPKNEAVAALHELKEAGKIRAIGVSNFTLKQLKEANQDGYIDIVQDQFSLIHRAAEKELFPYLEANAIGFVPYFPLASGLLTGKYDLESPKHFSDDDPRKNKPNFQGERYERIITAVDQLKPIAEKYQATTAQLVLAWYIAHPRISFVIPGAKKPEQVADNAKALDIHLSLEDAQTIDQLFREFK, from the coding sequence ATGTCAGAAGTAAAAATTGGTCATTCTCAAGTATATGCCGAAGCAATCGGCTTAGGTGCAAATGCAGTTGGAGGGCATAATCTTTTTTCTGGGTTAGCGGATGAAACCGGAAAAGAAGTTGTCAGAGCCGCCTTAGATAATGGCTTGAACCTCATCGATACTGCTTATATTTATGGTGAAGGTCGTTCAGAACAATTGATCGGAGAAGTCTTGCAAGAACCGGCTTATGATCGTTCCCGCATCATCATTGCCACCAAAGCGGCACATCTGCCAGATCAACCGAAAAAATTTGATAATTCTCCTGAATTTTTGAAAAAATCAGTTGATGAAGCTTTAGAACGTTTGCAGACAGATTACATCGATATTTTTTATATCCATTTTCCAGACGAAGAGACACCTAAAAACGAGGCAGTTGCCGCTTTACACGAACTGAAAGAAGCGGGGAAAATCCGTGCCATCGGTGTATCGAATTTCACTTTAAAACAATTGAAAGAAGCCAATCAAGACGGCTATATCGATATCGTACAGGATCAATTCAGTTTGATCCATCGCGCAGCAGAAAAAGAATTATTCCCCTATCTTGAAGCCAATGCGATTGGTTTCGTACCTTATTTTCCACTTGCTTCAGGTTTATTGACTGGTAAGTATGATTTAGAAAGTCCGAAACATTTTTCTGATGATGATCCTAGAAAAAACAAACCAAACTTCCAAGGCGAGCGATATGAACGCATCATTACAGCAGTCGACCAATTAAAGCCAATTGCTGAAAAGTATCAAGCAACCACTGCTCAATTAGTCTTAGCATGGTACATCGCGCACCCACGTATCTCATTTGTCATTCCTGGTGCCAAGAAACCAGAACAAGTCGCAGATAATGCCAAAGCTTTGGATATTCACTTATCTTTAGAAGATGCTCAAACAATCGATCAGCTATTCCGAGAGTTTAAATAA
- the relB gene encoding type II toxin-antitoxin system RelB family antitoxin, protein MSEVTIHVSEKEKALMLAMADLNGLTISELARTMILGTLEKQMDLATYNEAMKEHQKFDESVSHDEMKKELGLC, encoded by the coding sequence ATGAGCGAAGTTACAATTCATGTATCAGAGAAAGAAAAAGCATTGATGTTGGCAATGGCTGATTTGAACGGACTGACAATATCGGAATTAGCCAGAACGATGATATTAGGTACGCTAGAAAAACAAATGGACTTGGCGACCTATAATGAAGCGATGAAGGAGCATCAGAAATTTGATGAAAGTGTCTCACATGACGAAATGAAAAAAGAGCTAGGATTATGCTGA